A stretch of the Mycolicibacterium celeriflavum genome encodes the following:
- a CDS encoding glycosyltransferase: MKIVVACYGTRGDVEPCAAVARELLHRGHDVHMAVAPNLIAFVESTGLSATAFGPDSHKMLEAHWTFYRTFFRKPWRIREVSRLSREAWEPKAEAWQELSRTLTSLAKGADLLFTGLVFEEVAANVAEYFDIPLATLHYFPIRPNGELLSFLPAPLRRSTMLAHEWLIWRGAKEVVNAQRRELGLPDATLPSARQITERGSLEIQAYEKACFPGLADEWAKLDGQRPFVGALTMSLPTDTDREVASWIAAGTPPIFFGFGSVPVESAADTLAMITAACAKLGERALICAAGVDASQVAHPDDVKVVSATNFAAAFPACRAVVHHGGSGTTAAALRAGIPQLILSTDLDQTLWGSRVKRLKVGSKRRFSTTTSDSLLADLRTILTPQYDSRAREIATRMTSPAESVTAAADLVENFARLRSKC; encoded by the coding sequence ATGAAAATTGTGGTGGCGTGCTACGGGACGCGCGGTGATGTCGAGCCCTGCGCCGCGGTTGCCCGCGAACTGCTGCACCGCGGGCACGATGTGCACATGGCCGTCGCACCCAATCTGATCGCCTTCGTCGAGTCGACAGGACTCAGTGCGACGGCCTTCGGTCCGGATTCGCACAAGATGCTCGAGGCGCACTGGACCTTCTACAGGACGTTTTTTCGGAAGCCCTGGCGCATTCGCGAAGTGAGCAGGTTGTCGCGCGAAGCATGGGAACCCAAAGCCGAGGCTTGGCAAGAACTGAGCAGGACGCTGACGTCGCTTGCGAAGGGCGCCGACCTGCTTTTCACCGGCCTAGTCTTCGAGGAGGTCGCGGCCAACGTTGCCGAGTATTTCGACATTCCGTTGGCCACGCTGCATTACTTCCCGATACGACCCAACGGCGAACTTCTTTCGTTCCTGCCGGCGCCATTACGCCGCTCGACCATGCTGGCGCACGAATGGCTGATCTGGCGCGGTGCAAAAGAGGTGGTGAACGCGCAGCGCCGTGAACTGGGGCTGCCCGACGCAACACTGCCCTCCGCGCGACAGATCACCGAACGTGGATCGCTGGAAATCCAGGCCTATGAGAAAGCTTGCTTTCCTGGATTGGCAGATGAGTGGGCGAAACTCGACGGCCAACGGCCCTTCGTCGGAGCACTGACGATGAGTCTGCCAACGGATACCGATCGTGAGGTTGCGTCTTGGATTGCTGCGGGCACGCCGCCGATCTTCTTCGGGTTCGGCAGCGTGCCGGTGGAATCTGCTGCCGACACCCTCGCCATGATCACCGCGGCCTGCGCGAAATTAGGCGAGCGGGCGCTGATTTGCGCCGCTGGCGTGGATGCGTCCCAAGTCGCGCATCCGGACGACGTCAAGGTGGTCAGCGCGACGAACTTCGCGGCCGCCTTCCCCGCGTGCCGCGCGGTCGTCCACCACGGTGGCTCGGGAACGACGGCAGCGGCTCTGCGTGCCGGGATCCCGCAATTGATCCTCTCGACAGACCTGGATCAGACGCTCTGGGGAAGTCGGGTCAAGCGTCTGAAAGTCGGTTCAAAGCGGCGCTTTTCGACCACCACCTCGGACTCACTACTGGCGGATCTTCGCACCATCCTCACTCCACAGTACGATTCGCGCGCTCGCGAGATCGCCACCCGGATGACAAGCCCCGCCGAAAGCGTCACGGCCGCTGCCGATCTCGTCGAGAACTTCGCACGCCTGCGCTCTAAATGCTGA
- a CDS encoding glycosyltransferase: protein MSFVLASYGSRGDVEPCVAVGRELLRRGHQVRLAVAPDMVAFVESAGLEAVGYGPNARAWQDVHREFQARMSRPWKVGDLRRLWRENRSLLGRYLEESSATLRGLARDADLLLTGPLGEDVAANVAVFYGIPLAVMHFVPMRANGQVLQRSVTRFGEWAQWRVLYKKAEDKQRSELGLPKATAPAPRRIAGSLEIQAYDEVWFPGLAAEWGTRRPFVGTLTMQLPTDADEEIASWIAAGTPPIYFGFGSIPVELVESADDVLAMITDACAELGERALICSGWSDFGEMQSDSVKVVPAMNHAAVFPACRAVVHHGGSGTTAAGLRAGVPTLILSTWPEQARWGAQVKRLKVGAARPFAGISRDSLVEDLRTILAPEYLTRAREIAAQMTKAAESVANAADLLEHAALSEATNV, encoded by the coding sequence ATGAGTTTCGTGCTGGCAAGCTATGGAAGTCGCGGAGATGTCGAGCCCTGTGTGGCTGTCGGCCGTGAGTTGCTGCGCCGTGGGCACCAGGTGCGTTTGGCGGTAGCGCCTGACATGGTGGCGTTTGTTGAGTCCGCTGGGCTCGAGGCGGTCGGTTACGGGCCGAACGCGCGTGCATGGCAGGACGTCCATCGTGAGTTCCAGGCGCGGATGTCCCGTCCGTGGAAGGTCGGGGATCTGCGGCGATTGTGGCGGGAGAATCGGTCGCTATTGGGTCGGTACCTGGAAGAGTCGAGCGCCACGTTGAGGGGGTTGGCCAGGGATGCCGACCTGCTGCTTACCGGCCCTCTCGGGGAGGATGTCGCCGCCAACGTCGCGGTGTTTTACGGCATTCCGTTGGCGGTGATGCATTTCGTTCCGATGCGAGCCAACGGGCAAGTGTTGCAGCGTTCGGTGACGAGATTTGGCGAGTGGGCCCAATGGCGGGTGCTGTACAAAAAGGCTGAGGACAAGCAACGCAGCGAACTCGGTCTACCCAAGGCAACGGCGCCTGCACCGCGCAGGATCGCCGGGTCGCTGGAGATACAGGCTTACGACGAAGTGTGGTTTCCCGGCTTGGCCGCTGAGTGGGGTACACGGCGACCGTTTGTCGGCACACTGACGATGCAGTTGCCGACCGACGCCGACGAGGAGATTGCGTCCTGGATCGCCGCAGGAACCCCGCCGATATACTTCGGCTTCGGCAGCATCCCTGTCGAGCTGGTCGAGTCAGCTGACGATGTTCTCGCCATGATCACCGATGCGTGCGCGGAGTTGGGTGAGCGGGCGCTGATCTGCTCCGGGTGGAGCGATTTCGGTGAAATGCAGTCCGACAGCGTCAAGGTTGTTCCCGCTATGAACCATGCGGCGGTTTTTCCGGCCTGCCGTGCGGTCGTTCACCACGGCGGCTCGGGCACCACGGCCGCGGGCTTGCGTGCCGGTGTCCCCACGCTGATTCTTTCCACCTGGCCTGAGCAGGCGCGCTGGGGGGCTCAAGTGAAACGCTTGAAAGTCGGTGCAGCGCGGCCCTTCGCAGGCATCAGCCGCGATTCTCTGGTTGAGGATCTGCGCACAATCCTCGCCCCGGAATACCTCACGCGGGCCCGCGAGATCGCCGCTCAGATGACGAAAGCTGCCGAAAGCGTTGCCAACGCTGCCGATCTTCTGGAGCACGCAGCGCTGTCAGAGGCGACGAACGTTTGA
- a CDS encoding helix-turn-helix domain-containing protein produces MTRLRALTEAGLLHPNPDGVLAPLFTGESGFFLASDKVQVKYEMLRARLVDGLPVSEVAAAHGYSRAAFYLVAAAFDQSGMAGLVDERRGRRGPIKLRPEIVEFIRADAGSGAQIAEQVADRFGVRLHRRTIERVRGR; encoded by the coding sequence ATGACACGGCTTCGGGCGCTGACCGAGGCGGGGTTGTTGCATCCGAATCCGGATGGGGTGTTGGCGCCGTTGTTCACCGGCGAGTCAGGTTTCTTTCTGGCCTCCGACAAGGTGCAGGTGAAGTACGAGATGTTGCGGGCGCGTCTGGTGGACGGCCTGCCGGTATCGGAAGTTGCTGCAGCACACGGCTATTCGCGCGCAGCGTTCTATCTGGTGGCGGCGGCGTTCGACCAGTCGGGGATGGCCGGACTGGTGGACGAGCGGCGGGGCCGTCGCGGACCGATCAAGCTGCGCCCGGAGATCGTGGAGTTCATCCGCGCCGACGCCGGGTCGGGGGCCCAGATCGCCGAACAGGTGGCCGACCGGTTCGGGGTGCGGTTGCACCGGCGCACCATCGAGCGGGTGCGCGGCCGGTGA
- a CDS encoding MFS transporter, protein MSRGRFIAAVAVISGMGLVAAMDGTIAIFALPRMQNELGLSDAARGWVIMAYVLTFGGLMLLGGRLGDTFGRKRTFMVAAALFTIASAVCGIAWDAASLLSGRLLQGVAAGILSPTCLALVATTFPKGPGRNTATAILGAMGGISGILALTVGGALTDVSWRIVFIVNVPLGLVVIWLAHISLRETRTTRMKLDAVGAVLAILICAAAVFSLSIGPQAGWLSVTTIGSGALALGALVAFVAVERRAESPIVPFDLFVDRNRLATFVTIFLAGGVLFSLTVLVALYVQQVLKYSTLHAGLGFIPFAIAVGIGMGASSRLVMRFPPRVVVIVGGVLVAGSVVVSSVTLHAGAPYFPNLVVPLIVGAIGIGLANLPLMLSAIASVGEDRIGPTSAIALMLSTLGGPVVLAAIQAVISSRNQSLGGINGPVTSMSDAQLHALDQSITYGLLWLAGFCVLVAGIALFIGYSSQQVAHAQEVKKAIDAGDI, encoded by the coding sequence ATGTCGCGTGGCCGCTTCATTGCAGCAGTCGCTGTCATCAGCGGCATGGGGTTGGTGGCCGCGATGGATGGCACCATCGCAATCTTTGCGCTTCCGAGGATGCAGAACGAGCTCGGCCTCTCCGATGCCGCGCGAGGCTGGGTGATCATGGCCTACGTGTTGACCTTCGGAGGTCTGATGCTGCTTGGCGGCCGTCTCGGCGACACCTTCGGACGTAAGCGCACGTTCATGGTCGCGGCCGCGCTGTTCACGATCGCCTCGGCGGTCTGCGGAATCGCGTGGGATGCGGCCAGCCTCCTCTCGGGCCGGCTGCTACAGGGCGTCGCGGCAGGAATTCTTTCACCGACCTGTCTGGCACTGGTAGCGACAACGTTCCCGAAAGGTCCCGGACGCAACACCGCGACTGCGATTTTGGGTGCGATGGGGGGGATCAGCGGCATACTCGCCTTGACAGTGGGCGGGGCACTCACCGATGTGTCATGGCGGATCGTCTTCATAGTCAACGTACCGCTTGGGTTGGTGGTGATCTGGCTGGCACATATCTCTCTGCGGGAGACGCGGACGACGCGAATGAAGCTGGATGCCGTGGGCGCTGTGTTGGCCATATTGATTTGCGCCGCGGCGGTCTTCAGTCTATCGATAGGCCCGCAGGCGGGCTGGCTGTCGGTAACGACTATCGGTTCAGGCGCGCTGGCGCTCGGCGCCCTGGTCGCGTTCGTCGCCGTTGAACGGCGAGCAGAAAGCCCAATAGTGCCGTTCGACCTATTCGTGGACCGGAATCGATTGGCTACCTTTGTGACCATTTTCTTGGCCGGCGGGGTGCTGTTCAGCCTGACGGTCCTCGTTGCCCTATATGTTCAGCAAGTTTTGAAGTACAGCACTCTGCACGCCGGCCTTGGATTCATCCCGTTCGCCATTGCTGTTGGCATTGGGATGGGCGCCTCCTCGCGGCTGGTGATGCGGTTTCCGCCACGGGTGGTGGTAATCGTTGGTGGTGTTCTGGTGGCCGGTTCAGTCGTGGTAAGCAGCGTGACACTTCACGCGGGCGCCCCATACTTCCCGAATCTGGTGGTGCCACTCATCGTCGGCGCCATTGGTATCGGCCTGGCGAACCTTCCGCTCATGCTCTCCGCCATCGCGAGTGTCGGGGAGGACCGCATCGGACCCACATCCGCAATCGCGCTGATGCTGTCCACCCTCGGGGGACCGGTCGTGCTGGCCGCAATCCAGGCCGTAATCAGCTCGCGCAATCAATCCTTGGGCGGAATCAATGGACCTGTGACGTCCATGAGCGACGCTCAGTTGCATGCACTGGACCAAAGCATCACCTACGGCTTGCTGTGGTTGGCAGGTTTCTGCGTACTCGTTGCCGGAATTGCGTTGTTTATCGGCTACTCGTCGCAGCAGGTGGCGCACGCACAGGAGGTCAAGAAAGCCATCGATGCTGGGGATATATAG
- a CDS encoding recombinase family protein, translated as MRAALYARVSTERQADRGTIGSQLALLRDHITAAGDELVGEYVDDGHSGARLDRPGLDALRDAAEAGLVERVWCLSPDRLARAYAYQVLVLDELDRFGVTVAFTDSPGLAADDPQATLLTQVQGVIAEYEKAKIAERYRRGKLFRARAGEIVTWKASYGYRRIPRSPATGQAHHEVYEPEAAVVRRIFTDRAAGITVREICRRLNADGVPSPTGKPTWGHSTLSRLLRNEAYIGRVYYNRTESVPDRRPTRRNRQVPRDRDEWIPIECPRIISDELFQAASRVATDNSKWSPRRAEPGQWLLKGLVKCGVCGVGTNCHKMRGRNGTWHRYYYCRNHDPLRAGGEQHRCPERNIRADALDTFVFDHIRAAITHPDQLLAGEQAVTLHTPIPDDELLSAELARLDRKIDAADAERRRLIDLYQGGFIELPEMQRRATEVAARRKELQHKRTSLAHERTALARDNQLRRRVHDFAARIHAVIDTLDDIQKQQLLRLLVEDVRVTGWHVQIRLRIALDPPPPDPPQPTSPTGKPLPVPHPVSTQDRLRSVSDPERRQLPTQRPRPWPHTCRDHHH; from the coding sequence GTGAGGGCGGCGCTGTATGCGCGGGTGTCCACCGAGCGCCAAGCCGATCGCGGCACCATCGGCTCACAGCTGGCGCTGCTGCGCGATCACATCACCGCCGCCGGTGACGAGCTGGTTGGCGAGTACGTCGACGACGGGCATTCCGGCGCCCGACTGGACCGCCCCGGCCTGGACGCGTTACGTGATGCCGCCGAGGCCGGGCTCGTGGAACGGGTGTGGTGCCTGTCGCCGGACCGGCTCGCCCGCGCCTACGCATACCAGGTGCTGGTGCTCGACGAGCTGGACCGCTTCGGGGTCACCGTGGCATTCACCGACTCGCCTGGGCTGGCCGCCGACGACCCGCAAGCCACCCTGCTCACCCAGGTCCAAGGCGTGATCGCCGAATACGAGAAAGCCAAGATCGCCGAACGATACCGGCGCGGCAAACTGTTCCGAGCCCGCGCCGGCGAGATCGTCACCTGGAAAGCCTCCTACGGCTACCGCCGCATTCCCCGCAGCCCCGCCACCGGCCAGGCCCACCACGAGGTCTACGAGCCCGAGGCCGCGGTGGTGCGGCGGATCTTCACCGACCGCGCCGCCGGCATCACCGTGCGCGAAATCTGTCGCCGGCTCAACGCCGACGGGGTGCCCTCGCCGACCGGCAAACCCACCTGGGGCCATTCCACGCTCAGCCGGCTGCTGCGCAACGAGGCCTACATCGGCCGGGTGTACTACAACCGCACCGAATCGGTGCCCGACCGGCGCCCCACCCGCCGCAACCGACAGGTCCCGCGCGACCGCGACGAATGGATCCCCATCGAATGCCCCCGGATCATCTCCGACGAGCTGTTCCAGGCCGCAAGCCGAGTCGCCACCGACAACAGCAAGTGGAGCCCGCGCCGCGCCGAACCCGGCCAGTGGCTGCTCAAAGGCCTTGTCAAATGCGGTGTTTGCGGTGTCGGCACCAACTGCCACAAGATGCGCGGCCGCAACGGGACCTGGCACCGCTACTACTACTGCCGCAACCACGACCCGCTGCGCGCCGGCGGCGAACAACACCGCTGCCCCGAACGCAACATCCGCGCCGACGCGCTCGACACATTCGTGTTCGACCACATTCGCGCCGCGATCACCCACCCCGACCAACTACTGGCCGGCGAACAAGCGGTCACCCTGCACACGCCCATCCCCGACGACGAACTCCTCAGCGCCGAACTGGCCCGGCTGGACCGAAAGATCGACGCCGCCGACGCCGAACGGCGCCGCCTGATCGACCTCTACCAGGGTGGGTTTATCGAACTTCCCGAAATGCAGCGCCGCGCCACCGAAGTCGCCGCACGCCGAAAAGAGCTGCAGCACAAGCGAACCAGCCTCGCTCACGAACGAACTGCGCTCGCCCGCGACAACCAGCTCCGCCGCCGCGTCCACGATTTCGCCGCCCGCATCCACGCCGTCATCGACACTCTCGACGACATCCAGAAACAACAGCTGTTGCGCCTACTCGTCGAAGACGTACGGGTCACCGGCTGGCACGTCCAGATCCGGCTCCGCATCGCGCTGGACCCGCCACCACCCGACCCGCCACAGCCGACCAGCCCAACAGGCAAACCGTTGCCAGTCCCGCACCCAGTGTCAACCCAAGACCGTTTGCGTTCCGTTAGTGACCCTGAAAGGAGACAGCTACCGACTCAAAGACCGAGACCTTGGCCGCACACCTGCCGCGACCACCACCACTGA
- a CDS encoding TylF/MycF/NovP-related O-methyltransferase, whose protein sequence is MSKPKMPAVADYVTSRIVRRIRSLDSRHQFVDLDESAQDIIRTVDPYTLTSGDRVAALCTSVDYIVDHGIPGAFVECGVWRGGSLMAILLRLCQRGVTDRDVFGYDVWQGMGPSGFPYQPTDDDVLFNGATVKSSMNPGRIGKALYEQIVPRVTHFKPSRDDVFALLTSTGYPPERIHLVAGPVEDTIPANAPETIALLRLDTDLYESTRHELEHLYPRVPVGGVLVIDDYGYWKGARKAVDDYFDGHRILLHRDGPSVRFAIKQQER, encoded by the coding sequence ATGAGCAAGCCCAAGATGCCTGCCGTCGCGGACTACGTCACGTCACGGATCGTGCGGCGAATTCGTAGCTTGGACTCGCGCCACCAGTTCGTTGATCTGGACGAATCCGCGCAAGACATCATTCGCACCGTCGACCCGTACACGTTGACCTCGGGTGACCGCGTTGCCGCCTTGTGCACGAGTGTCGATTACATCGTCGACCACGGCATCCCGGGAGCCTTCGTCGAGTGCGGAGTCTGGCGCGGCGGAAGCCTGATGGCGATACTGTTGCGCCTGTGTCAACGTGGCGTCACCGACCGCGATGTTTTCGGGTATGACGTGTGGCAGGGCATGGGACCGTCCGGGTTCCCGTACCAACCCACCGACGACGACGTGCTCTTCAACGGCGCAACGGTCAAGAGTTCCATGAACCCGGGTCGTATTGGCAAGGCGCTCTACGAACAGATAGTGCCGAGAGTGACCCACTTCAAACCCTCGCGCGATGACGTCTTCGCCCTGCTGACCTCCACCGGATATCCGCCGGAGCGGATCCACCTCGTAGCCGGCCCTGTGGAGGACACCATTCCTGCGAACGCACCCGAGACGATCGCTCTGTTGCGCCTCGACACCGACTTGTATGAGTCCACGCGCCACGAGCTTGAGCATCTTTACCCCCGAGTCCCCGTCGGCGGAGTGTTGGTCATCGATGATTACGGGTACTGGAAGGGCGCCCGCAAAGCCGTCGACGATTATTTCGACGGACACCGCATTTTGCTGCACCGCGACGGTCCTTCAGTTCGATTCGCGATCAAACAGCAGGAGCGCTGA
- a CDS encoding glycosyltransferase, whose product MFVLATYGTRGDVEPFVAVGRELVRRGHDACLAVAPDLIGFVESAGLAAVAYGLDTRMMLESDFLRKFWEDLPGSLWSVRDVVRSGSEHRALITRSWTQMSKTLTSLARRADVLVTGLIFERLAAHVAAYYSIPLATIHMFPVRPNGSVFPSLPPQVCRPAMRVYCWLDKLGTKELEETQRLELGMLSAAPPSPRGGTLSEHAPLEIQAYEHVCFPGLTAEWRNLTGKRPFVGTLTLELPTDADAEVASWIAAGTPPIYFGFGSMLVDCPADTLAMITAVSGQLGERALFCSGLNSVCHNEEPERVKVVPAVNHAAILPACRSVVHHGGSGTTAAALRAGVPQLILSMLPEQARWGAQVRRMKVGAARRFSRTNRDSLTEDLRTILTPEYAARARKTAARTTKSGDSVVNAADLLERLHS is encoded by the coding sequence ATGTTTGTGTTGGCGACTTACGGAACACGTGGTGACGTCGAACCCTTCGTTGCCGTCGGCCGCGAACTGGTGCGTAGAGGGCACGATGCCTGCCTGGCGGTAGCGCCTGATCTGATCGGATTCGTCGAGTCCGCAGGCCTTGCGGCGGTCGCATACGGACTGGATACACGGATGATGCTGGAATCGGATTTCCTGCGCAAATTCTGGGAGGATCTTCCTGGCAGCTTGTGGTCGGTCCGCGATGTGGTCCGATCGGGCAGCGAACATCGTGCGCTCATCACCCGAAGCTGGACGCAGATGAGCAAGACCCTGACGTCACTGGCTCGGAGGGCCGACGTGCTCGTCACCGGCCTGATATTCGAGCGGCTCGCTGCACATGTCGCAGCGTATTACAGCATCCCGCTTGCCACGATTCACATGTTTCCGGTCCGCCCCAATGGTTCGGTGTTCCCCTCCTTGCCGCCGCAGGTGTGCCGCCCCGCGATGAGGGTGTACTGCTGGCTGGATAAGCTCGGAACCAAGGAATTAGAGGAAACGCAACGCCTTGAACTAGGCATGCTGAGTGCCGCTCCCCCCTCGCCTCGAGGAGGTACCCTCAGCGAGCACGCACCCCTCGAAATCCAGGCTTACGAGCATGTTTGCTTCCCGGGGCTGACAGCCGAATGGCGCAACTTGACTGGCAAGCGCCCGTTTGTCGGCACACTAACGCTGGAGCTACCGACAGATGCGGATGCGGAGGTCGCCTCGTGGATCGCCGCGGGCACACCACCGATCTATTTCGGATTCGGCAGCATGTTGGTCGATTGTCCTGCCGACACCCTCGCCATGATCACTGCGGTCTCCGGGCAGCTAGGCGAACGGGCGTTGTTTTGCTCTGGATTGAACAGCGTCTGCCATAACGAAGAACCCGAGCGTGTGAAAGTTGTGCCCGCCGTGAACCATGCGGCAATTCTTCCTGCCTGCCGCTCAGTTGTACATCATGGTGGCTCCGGCACCACAGCTGCGGCCCTGCGCGCCGGAGTCCCTCAGTTAATTCTGTCGATGTTGCCTGAGCAGGCGCGATGGGGTGCTCAAGTGAGACGTATGAAGGTAGGCGCAGCCCGACGCTTCTCGCGTACCAACCGAGATTCCCTGACGGAGGATCTGCGCACCATCCTTACTCCCGAATATGCGGCTCGGGCCCGCAAGACAGCCGCCCGCACGACCAAGAGCGGCGACAGCGTTGTCAACGCCGCGGATCTGTTGGAACGTCTTCATTCGTAG